From a single Phacochoerus africanus isolate WHEZ1 chromosome 11, ROS_Pafr_v1, whole genome shotgun sequence genomic region:
- the FAM181B gene encoding protein FAM181B, producing MAVQAALLSTHPFVPFGFGGSPDGLGGAFGALDKGCCFEDEETGTPAGALLAGAEGGDVREATRDLLSFIDSASSNIKLALDKPGKSKRKVNHRKYLQKQIKRCSGLMGAAPPCPPSPGTTDTPAKRPLAAAGAQTVAVATHGKAAPRREASQAAAAASLQSRSLAALFDSLRHVPGGAESAGAAVAATAGGLSGAGAGGSGGDAAGTAGCPVVPGARKVPLRARNLPPSFFTEPSRAVSGGCGPSGPVVSLGDLEKGAEAVEFFELLGPDYCQGTEAGVLLAAEPLDVFPTGAAVVRGSPELEPGLFEPPPAMVGSLLYPEPWSAPGCPAPKKPPLAAPRGGLTLNEPLRPLYPAAPDSPGGEDGPGLLASFAPFFSDCALPPPPPQQVSYDYSAGYSRTAYSSLWRPDGVWEGAPGEEEAPRD from the coding sequence ATGGCAGTCCAGGCGGCGCTCCTCAGCACGCATCCATTCGTCCCCTTCGGCTTCGGGGGCTCCCCGGATGGGCTGGGGGGCGCCTTCGGAGCCCTGGACAAGGGCTGCTGTTTCGAGGACGAGGAAACCGGGACTCCGGCCGGAGCGCTGCTGGCGGGTGCCGAGGGCGGGGACGTGCGCGAGGCCACCCGCGACCTGCTCAGCTTCATCGACTCGGCGTCCAGCAACATCAAGCTGGCGTTGGACAAGCCGGGCAAGTCGAAGAGGAAGGTGAACCACCGCAAGTACCTGCAGAAGCAAATCAAGCGCTGCAGCGGCCTCATGGGCGCCGCGCCCCCCTGCCCGCCCTCCCCGGGCACCACTGACACGCCCGCCAAACGGCCACTGGCCGCGGCCGGCGCCCAGACCGTCGCGGTCGCGACTCACGGCAAGGCGGCCCCCCGGCGGGAGGCGTCGCAAGCTGCAGCGGCCGCCAGCCTGCAAAGCCGGAGCCTGGCCGCGCTCTTCGACTCGCTGCGCCACGTCCCTGGGGGCGCCGAGTCGGCCGGGGCTGCGGTGGCGGCGACCGCGGGCGGGCTCAGCGGAGCTGGCGCTGGGGGATCCGGAGGGGACGCGGCAGGCACCGCGGGATGTCCGGTGGTCCCCGGTGCCAGGAAGGTCCCGCTGCGGGCCCGCAACTTGCCCCCGTCCTTCTTCACCGAGCCGTCCCGGGCGGTCAGCGGCGGATGCGGCCCGTCGGGGCCCGTCGTGAGCTTGGGCGACTTGGAGAAGGGCGCCGAGGCAGTGGAATTCTTCGAGCTGCTGGGGCCCGACTACTGCCAGGGTACCGAGGCGGGCGTCTTGCTAGCTGCGGAGCCTCTTGATGTGTTCCCCACCGGAGCAGCGGTCGTGCGGGGATCCCCAGAGCTGGAGCCTGGCCTCTTTGAGCCTCCGCCCGCCATGGTGGGGAGTCTACTGTATCCCGAGCCCTGGAGTGCTCCGGGCTGCCCAGCGCCCAAGAAGCCGCCCCTCGCTGCCCCTCGCGGCGGCTTGACCTTGAACGAGCCCTTGCGCCCTCTGTACCCCGCCGCCCCGGACTCTCCGGGCGGGGAGGACGGGCCTGGTCTTTTGGCCTCTTTCGCCCCTTTCTTCTCAGACTGCGCTctgcccccgccgccgccccaaCAGGTGTCCTACGACTACAGCGCTGGCTACAGCCGCACCGCGTACTCCAGCCTTTGGAGACCTGATGGGGTTTGGGAAGGGGCGCCCGGAGAGGAGGAGGCGCCCCGGGACTGA